One region of Pygocentrus nattereri isolate fPygNat1 chromosome 14, fPygNat1.pri, whole genome shotgun sequence genomic DNA includes:
- the tex2 gene encoding testis-expressed protein 2 isoform X2, producing the protein MTSQGGSNGDTPSPPPSSSLLRPPAGPKLQVQRSLSRDTITIHFSAQGKEEEEEDEELYRLAVSSSGQDGDDQGIVTAMEASEELLFEGAGMGTDSGVLPVTSAMVSSLPVTHTLSSALAIQPPPSSLPSSTSSVCSPASSSWPSEHQRPQPPPLATYSSSSTSSPAKSSAVHSKPFLSLVKSLSTEVEPREGSVSTHAPQPMRHRHLMKTLVKSLSTDTARPEQEIPSHRLPDSRLNLHLFKPFTQPRVTAPPGGDSKTAPSSPLTSPDGRSFFKVQEVEARIEDTKRRLSEVMCEPLQLLSKIIGEEGGSTTTSTSTTGMTTGIHRPKSLSTSATELSNLATLNGHLESNNDYCIKEEEDVEGDSPLAGADPLPALPRSPSLGLDRCFMSALARQEDEEFYELYSEDFELCTDTEADAEPADSGLLLRGSTAGSEEPTEGEEEGEEEEEDEPLGVPHNGLILLISIVYGYFVLPLPTYVGGVLLGVAAGFMLAILVLWLSAPRRSSWGPCFSRCRRERWTVVPLDIKEPGIYKGWMNEIHSYDPEMYHATLTHSVYVRLEGSVLRLSKPNRNIPRRASFNETKPDVTYISQKIYDLTNSKIYLVPHSLARKRVWNKKYPICIELAKQDDFMSKAQGDRTEAAEEKPPAVVEKAEGLGGGEESKRSSADPVLYLFGRTGREKEEWFRRMLLASRLKAEMKKPPSLPASFLPSHGRGSSQSGALSHSRSSSRGSLDDLLQSQSRQKDVGTGAKQKDLDYNVYMAKYISHFSGSPAASPVHSTDSSPRTVKKFPDGLSAEAASEAWVNALLGRIFWDFLREKYWADVVSKKIQMKLSKIRLPYFMNELTLTELDMGMAIPKILRSSKPSVDHQGLWFDLEISYNGSFLMTLETKMNLARLGKEGEGLGEQGKEGPRTYCLADSDEESSSAGSSDEEDPAEVPEVPGVEGYVGGHRPSKIMRFVDKIAKSKYFQKATETEFIKKKMEEVSNTPLLLTVEVQECRGTLAVNIPPPPTDRIWYGFRRPPHLELKARPKLGEREVTFAHVTDWIEKKLDQEFQKIFVMPNMDDVWLPIMHSAMDTRSSANLVTVTTDALKGVETLDLEDAVDDL; encoded by the exons ATGACCAGTCAAGGTGGCAGCAATGGGGACACACCCTCTCCTCCGCCTTCATCCTCGTTACTCAGGCCGCCTGCAGGCCCGAAGCTGCAAGTGCAGCGCTCATTGTCCCGTGACACAATCACCATCCACTTCTCAGCTCAGGGcaaggaggaggaagaggaggacgaGGAGCTCTACAGACTGGCTGTCTCCTCCTCTGGTCAGGATGGAGATGATCAAGGAATAGTAACAGCAATGGAAGCCAGCGAGGAGTTATTGTTCGAGGGGGCAGGAATGGGGACAGATTCAGGAGTGCTCCCTGTTACTTCTGCCATGGTATCATCTCTCCCGGTCACACACACCCTTAGTTCAGCCCTAGCCATCCAGCCACCACCCTCCAGCTTGCCCTCCTCCACCTCATCTGTCTGTAGCCCTGCCAGCTCCTCTTGGCCTTCTGAGCACCAACGGCCCCAACCCCCTCCCCTCGCAACCTACTCCTCCTCTTCCACCTCCTCTCCAGCAAAGTCTTCGGCCGTGCACTCAAAGCCATTCCTCAGTCTGGTCAAGTCTCTCTCCACTGAAGTGGAGCCTCGTGAAGGCAGTGTGTCAACACATGCCCCTCAACCCATGCGCCACCGCCACCTGATGAAGACTTTGGTGAAGTCTTTGTCCACTGACACGGCCCGACCCGAACAAGAAATCCCATCCCATCGCCTGCCAGATTCCCGCCTCAACCTGCACCTGTTTAAGCCTTTCACGCAGCCTCGTGTCACCGCGCCTCCAGGTGGCGACTCCAAGACGGCACCATCTTCGCCTCTTACATCACCCGATGGACGTTCCTTCTTTAAAGTGCAGGAGGTGGAGGCTCGTATCGAGGACACCAAGCGGCGTCTTTCAGAGGTCATGTGCGAACCCTTGCAGTTACTCAGCAAGATCATCGGTGAGGAAGGAGGAAGTACCACCACCAGCACTTCCACGACTGGGATGACAACAGGCATCCACCGACCCAAAAGCCTCTCCACCAGCGCCACAGAGCTATCCAACCTGGCCACCCTCAATGGCCACTTGGAGAGCAACAATGACTACTGCAtcaaagaggaagaggatgtGGAGGGGGACAGTCCACTAGCTGGTGCTGACCCGTTGCCGGCCCTACCCAGGTCACCCTCACTGGGCCTGGACCGTTGCTTCATGTCGGCCCTGGCCCGCCAAGAGGACGAGGAATTCTACGAACTCTACAGTGAAGATTTTGAGCTGTGCACGGATACGGAGGCTGATGCAGAACCCGCCGACTCAGGCCTGCTCCTACGGGGTAGCACAGCAGGCAGTGAGGAACCAACCGAGGGGGAGGAAGAAggggaggaagaagaggaggatgagcCTCTGGGCGTACCGCATAATGGACTAATCCTGCTTATTTCCATAGTGTACGGCTACTTTGTGCTGCCACTGCCCACATACGTAGGTGGGGTGTTACTGGGAGTAGCTGCTGGCTTCATGCTAGCGATATTGGTGCTGTGGCTCTCAGCCCCTCGCCGGTCCTCCTGGGGCCCTTGCTTCAGCCGGTGTAGGAGAGAGCGCTGGACTGTGGTCCCCCTGGACATCAAGGAGCCGGGCATCTACAAG GGCTGGATGAACGAAATTCACAGCTATGATCCGGAGATGTATCACGCCACACTCACTCATTCGGTGTACGTGCGTCTGGAGGGCTCAGTGCTGCGCCTCTCCAAACCCAACCGCAACATTCCCCGTCGGGCCAGCTTTAACGAGACCAAACCTGATGTCACCTACATCAGCCAGAAGATCTATGACCTGACCAACAGCAAG ATCTACTTGGTGCCTCATAGCCTTGCCAGAAAACGTGTGTGGAACAAGAAATATCCCATCTGTATCGAGCTGGCCAAGCAAGATGACTTCATGTCCAAGGCTCAGGGAGACAGGACTGAAGCCGCGGAAGAGAAGCCTCCTGCTGTTGTGGAGAAGGCAGAGGGGCTAGGGGGTGGTGAGGAAAGCAAGCGGTCATCCGCAGACCCAGTCCTGTACCTGTTTGGGAGAACAGGAAGGGAGAAGGAGGAATGGTTCAGGAGGATGCTGCTGGCCTCCAGGCTCAAAGCTGAGATGAAGAAGCCTCCCAGCCTCCCTGCAT CCTTCCTCCCCTCCCACGGCCGCGGAAGCAGCCAATCAGGCGCTCTCTCACACAGTCGCAGTAGTAGCCGAGGCAGCCTGGACGACCTGCTCCAGTCTCAGTCTCGGCAGAAGGACGTTGGCACAGGGGCGAAACAGAAAGATCTGGACTACAATGTCTACATGGCTAAATACATCAGCCACTTCTCAGGAAGCCCTGCTGCCAGCCCTGTTCACAGTACAGACAGCAGCCCAAGAACAGTGAAGAAG TTTCCAGATGGTTTGAGCGCAGAGGCCGCGTCCGAGGCCTGGGTCAATGCCCTCTTGGGCCGCATTTTCTGGGACTTCCTCAGGGAGAAGTACTGGGCTGATGTAGTGTCCAAAAAGATCCAAATGAAGTTGAGCAAGATCCGG cTGCCGTACTTCATGAACGAGTTGACGCTTACTGAGCTGGACATGGGCATGGCCATCCCCAAGATTCTTAGGTCCTCCAAACCTTCAGTGGACCATCAGG GTCTGTGGTTTGACTTGGAAATCTCTTACAATGGTTCTTTCCTGATGACTCTGGAGACCAAGATGAACCTGGCCAGGCTTGGGAAGGAAGGAGAGGGCCTTGGAGAACAAGGAAAAGAGGG GCCACGCACATACTGCCTGGCTGACAGCGATGAGGAGTCGTCCAGTGCAGGATCATCTGATGAAGAAGATCCAGCAGAAGTACCTGAAGTGCCAGGAGTGGAGGG CTACGTCGGGGGACACCGGCCAAGCAAGATTATGCGCTTCGTGGACAAGATTGCCAAGTCAAAGTACTTCCAGAAGGCCACCGAGACAGAGTTCATCAAGAAGAAGATGGAGGAGGTGTCCAATACCCCTCTGCTCCTGACTGTGGAAGTGCAAGAGTGCCGAGGCACACTGGCCGTCAACATTCCTCCTCCCCCAACGGACAGAATATG
- the tex2 gene encoding testis-expressed protein 2 isoform X1, translating to MTSQGGSNGDTPSPPPSSSLLRPPAGPKLQVQRSLSRDTITIHFSAQGKEEEEEDEELYRLAVSSSGQDGDDQGIVTAMEASEELLFEGAGMGTDSGVLPVTSAMVSSLPVTHTLSSALAIQPPPSSLPSSTSSVCSPASSSWPSEHQRPQPPPLATYSSSSTSSPAKSSAVHSKPFLSLVKSLSTEVEPREGSVSTHAPQPMRHRHLMKTLVKSLSTDTARPEQEIPSHRLPDSRLNLHLFKPFTQPRVTAPPGGDSKTAPSSPLTSPDGRSFFKVQEVEARIEDTKRRLSEVMCEPLQLLSKIIGEEGGSTTTSTSTTGMTTGIHRPKSLSTSATELSNLATLNGHLESNNDYCIKEEEDVEGDSPLAGADPLPALPRSPSLGLDRCFMSALARQEDEEFYELYSEDFELCTDTEADAEPADSGLLLRGSTAGSEEPTEGEEEGEEEEEDEPLGVPHNGLILLISIVYGYFVLPLPTYVGGVLLGVAAGFMLAILVLWLSAPRRSSWGPCFSRCRRERWTVVPLDIKEPGIYKGWMNEIHSYDPEMYHATLTHSVYVRLEGSVLRLSKPNRNIPRRASFNETKPDVTYISQKIYDLTNSKIYLVPHSLARKRVWNKKYPICIELAKQDDFMSKAQGDRTEAAEEKPPAVVEKAEGLGGGEESKRSSADPVLYLFGRTGREKEEWFRRMLLASRLKAEMKKPPSLPASFLPSHGRGSSQSGALSHSRSSSRGSLDDLLQSQSRQKDVGTGAKQKDLDYNVYMAKYISHFSGSPAASPVHSTDSSPRTVKKFPDGLSAEAASEAWVNALLGRIFWDFLREKYWADVVSKKIQMKLSKIRLPYFMNELTLTELDMGMAIPKILRSSKPSVDHQGLWFDLEISYNGSFLMTLETKMNLARLGKEGEGLGEQGKEGPRPRTYCLADSDEESSSAGSSDEEDPAEVPEVPGVEGYVGGHRPSKIMRFVDKIAKSKYFQKATETEFIKKKMEEVSNTPLLLTVEVQECRGTLAVNIPPPPTDRIWYGFRRPPHLELKARPKLGEREVTFAHVTDWIEKKLDQEFQKIFVMPNMDDVWLPIMHSAMDTRSSANLVTVTTDALKGVETLDLEDAVDDL from the exons ATGACCAGTCAAGGTGGCAGCAATGGGGACACACCCTCTCCTCCGCCTTCATCCTCGTTACTCAGGCCGCCTGCAGGCCCGAAGCTGCAAGTGCAGCGCTCATTGTCCCGTGACACAATCACCATCCACTTCTCAGCTCAGGGcaaggaggaggaagaggaggacgaGGAGCTCTACAGACTGGCTGTCTCCTCCTCTGGTCAGGATGGAGATGATCAAGGAATAGTAACAGCAATGGAAGCCAGCGAGGAGTTATTGTTCGAGGGGGCAGGAATGGGGACAGATTCAGGAGTGCTCCCTGTTACTTCTGCCATGGTATCATCTCTCCCGGTCACACACACCCTTAGTTCAGCCCTAGCCATCCAGCCACCACCCTCCAGCTTGCCCTCCTCCACCTCATCTGTCTGTAGCCCTGCCAGCTCCTCTTGGCCTTCTGAGCACCAACGGCCCCAACCCCCTCCCCTCGCAACCTACTCCTCCTCTTCCACCTCCTCTCCAGCAAAGTCTTCGGCCGTGCACTCAAAGCCATTCCTCAGTCTGGTCAAGTCTCTCTCCACTGAAGTGGAGCCTCGTGAAGGCAGTGTGTCAACACATGCCCCTCAACCCATGCGCCACCGCCACCTGATGAAGACTTTGGTGAAGTCTTTGTCCACTGACACGGCCCGACCCGAACAAGAAATCCCATCCCATCGCCTGCCAGATTCCCGCCTCAACCTGCACCTGTTTAAGCCTTTCACGCAGCCTCGTGTCACCGCGCCTCCAGGTGGCGACTCCAAGACGGCACCATCTTCGCCTCTTACATCACCCGATGGACGTTCCTTCTTTAAAGTGCAGGAGGTGGAGGCTCGTATCGAGGACACCAAGCGGCGTCTTTCAGAGGTCATGTGCGAACCCTTGCAGTTACTCAGCAAGATCATCGGTGAGGAAGGAGGAAGTACCACCACCAGCACTTCCACGACTGGGATGACAACAGGCATCCACCGACCCAAAAGCCTCTCCACCAGCGCCACAGAGCTATCCAACCTGGCCACCCTCAATGGCCACTTGGAGAGCAACAATGACTACTGCAtcaaagaggaagaggatgtGGAGGGGGACAGTCCACTAGCTGGTGCTGACCCGTTGCCGGCCCTACCCAGGTCACCCTCACTGGGCCTGGACCGTTGCTTCATGTCGGCCCTGGCCCGCCAAGAGGACGAGGAATTCTACGAACTCTACAGTGAAGATTTTGAGCTGTGCACGGATACGGAGGCTGATGCAGAACCCGCCGACTCAGGCCTGCTCCTACGGGGTAGCACAGCAGGCAGTGAGGAACCAACCGAGGGGGAGGAAGAAggggaggaagaagaggaggatgagcCTCTGGGCGTACCGCATAATGGACTAATCCTGCTTATTTCCATAGTGTACGGCTACTTTGTGCTGCCACTGCCCACATACGTAGGTGGGGTGTTACTGGGAGTAGCTGCTGGCTTCATGCTAGCGATATTGGTGCTGTGGCTCTCAGCCCCTCGCCGGTCCTCCTGGGGCCCTTGCTTCAGCCGGTGTAGGAGAGAGCGCTGGACTGTGGTCCCCCTGGACATCAAGGAGCCGGGCATCTACAAG GGCTGGATGAACGAAATTCACAGCTATGATCCGGAGATGTATCACGCCACACTCACTCATTCGGTGTACGTGCGTCTGGAGGGCTCAGTGCTGCGCCTCTCCAAACCCAACCGCAACATTCCCCGTCGGGCCAGCTTTAACGAGACCAAACCTGATGTCACCTACATCAGCCAGAAGATCTATGACCTGACCAACAGCAAG ATCTACTTGGTGCCTCATAGCCTTGCCAGAAAACGTGTGTGGAACAAGAAATATCCCATCTGTATCGAGCTGGCCAAGCAAGATGACTTCATGTCCAAGGCTCAGGGAGACAGGACTGAAGCCGCGGAAGAGAAGCCTCCTGCTGTTGTGGAGAAGGCAGAGGGGCTAGGGGGTGGTGAGGAAAGCAAGCGGTCATCCGCAGACCCAGTCCTGTACCTGTTTGGGAGAACAGGAAGGGAGAAGGAGGAATGGTTCAGGAGGATGCTGCTGGCCTCCAGGCTCAAAGCTGAGATGAAGAAGCCTCCCAGCCTCCCTGCAT CCTTCCTCCCCTCCCACGGCCGCGGAAGCAGCCAATCAGGCGCTCTCTCACACAGTCGCAGTAGTAGCCGAGGCAGCCTGGACGACCTGCTCCAGTCTCAGTCTCGGCAGAAGGACGTTGGCACAGGGGCGAAACAGAAAGATCTGGACTACAATGTCTACATGGCTAAATACATCAGCCACTTCTCAGGAAGCCCTGCTGCCAGCCCTGTTCACAGTACAGACAGCAGCCCAAGAACAGTGAAGAAG TTTCCAGATGGTTTGAGCGCAGAGGCCGCGTCCGAGGCCTGGGTCAATGCCCTCTTGGGCCGCATTTTCTGGGACTTCCTCAGGGAGAAGTACTGGGCTGATGTAGTGTCCAAAAAGATCCAAATGAAGTTGAGCAAGATCCGG cTGCCGTACTTCATGAACGAGTTGACGCTTACTGAGCTGGACATGGGCATGGCCATCCCCAAGATTCTTAGGTCCTCCAAACCTTCAGTGGACCATCAGG GTCTGTGGTTTGACTTGGAAATCTCTTACAATGGTTCTTTCCTGATGACTCTGGAGACCAAGATGAACCTGGCCAGGCTTGGGAAGGAAGGAGAGGGCCTTGGAGAACAAGGAAAAGAGGG GCCCAGGCCACGCACATACTGCCTGGCTGACAGCGATGAGGAGTCGTCCAGTGCAGGATCATCTGATGAAGAAGATCCAGCAGAAGTACCTGAAGTGCCAGGAGTGGAGGG CTACGTCGGGGGACACCGGCCAAGCAAGATTATGCGCTTCGTGGACAAGATTGCCAAGTCAAAGTACTTCCAGAAGGCCACCGAGACAGAGTTCATCAAGAAGAAGATGGAGGAGGTGTCCAATACCCCTCTGCTCCTGACTGTGGAAGTGCAAGAGTGCCGAGGCACACTGGCCGTCAACATTCCTCCTCCCCCAACGGACAGAATATG